Within Bacillus sp. FJAT-45350, the genomic segment CTCGTGGAAAAGGACTTTTACTAGGTATTGAGTTTGAAACTGAGAAGCATGATCCGTCCTTTACTAAAAAAATGATAGAAAAAACAATGGTAGAAGGTTTACTCGTTTATCCAGCAAGTGCTGGTAAACTTGGTCTTAATGGTCATGCAATCATTATTGCTCCTCCACTTACGATTACATTAGAAGAAATTGATGAACTGGTCAATCGTTTTACAAATGCATGTTTGAAGCTAGAAGGAGAGATTACTAGTTAGAGGTTAACATATTTCTATATAATGAAAACTTTTAAAAAAGGGGATGAGGGAATGATATCCAAACTTGTCTCTATTGATAAAGCTTTAGATGCTATTTATGATGGATGTTCGTTGATGTACGGTGGATTTGGTGGTATAGGGAATCCACCTACTTTAATAAAGGGAATTCTAGAACGAAATATTTCTAATTTAACGTTAATTGGTAATGATGCTGGGTTTCCTGATATTGGGATAGGGCCAGTTATTGTGGAGAAAAGAGGGAAAAAGCTTATTACATCCCATATTGGATCTAATCCTATTGCAGGAAAGTTAATGAATGCCGGAGAGCTTGAAGTAGAATTTTCTCCTCAAGGTACATTAGTCGAAAGAATTCGTGCGGGAGGAATTGGCCTTGGTGGCGTGTTTGTTGATATTGGAGAAGGAACAATCGTTGAAAAGGATAAAGAGAAAATTGAGCTGAACGGTAAAACATACTTTGTTGAACCTGCGTTAACTGCGAATGTCTCGATTGTATATGCAAAAAAAGCAGATCCATTTGGAAATCTTGTTTACGATAAAAGTGCTCGAAATACAAATCCAATAGTTGCTATGGCTGGTGATATTACAATTGCTGAAGTAGATGAGTTTGTAGAGTTAGGGGAATTAAATCCAGAGGAAATTGTAACGCCAGGTATTTTCGTAGATATGATCGTCATCTCTAAAGGGGTGAACTGGAAATGGGTATGGGAGAAAATGTGAGAGAGCGAATAGCGAAACGAGCGGCAGAGGAGCTTGAAGATGGAATGGTTGTCAATCTAGGAATAGGCATTCCTACATTAGTCGCTGAATGCGTTGGTAAAAAGAATATCTTTTTCCATGCTGAAAACGGGATATTAGGTACGAGTGTAAGACCGAACAAAGGGGAGGAAGACCCTAATCTTTGTAATGCTGGAGGTTATCCAATCAGTCTAGTAAAGGGAGCTTCCTATTTTGATAGTGGGATTGCCTTTGGGATGATTCGCCGCGGTTATTTAGATATGACAATTTTAGGAGGGTTAGAAGTTAGTGTAAGTGGTGATTTGGCGAATTGGATTGTACCAAATAAACGAGTACCTGGTATGGGTGGAGCGATGGAGCTTGCCTCCAAATCAAAAAAAGTTGTTGTTCTAATGAACCACTTAAATCGAGACGGAAACTCTAAAATTGTTGAAGCTTGTACATTCCCATTAACTGCAAAGAAATGTGTCGATCTCATTATCACAGACATGGGTGTATTTAAAGTGACAGAAAAAGGTCTTCGATTATGTGAAGTGA encodes:
- a CDS encoding CoA transferase subunit A; the protein is MISKLVSIDKALDAIYDGCSLMYGGFGGIGNPPTLIKGILERNISNLTLIGNDAGFPDIGIGPVIVEKRGKKLITSHIGSNPIAGKLMNAGELEVEFSPQGTLVERIRAGGIGLGGVFVDIGEGTIVEKDKEKIELNGKTYFVEPALTANVSIVYAKKADPFGNLVYDKSARNTNPIVAMAGDITIAEVDEFVELGELNPEEIVTPGIFVDMIVISKGVNWKWVWEKM
- a CDS encoding 3-oxoacid CoA-transferase subunit B, translating into MGMGENVRERIAKRAAEELEDGMVVNLGIGIPTLVAECVGKKNIFFHAENGILGTSVRPNKGEEDPNLCNAGGYPISLVKGASYFDSGIAFGMIRRGYLDMTILGGLEVSVSGDLANWIVPNKRVPGMGGAMELASKSKKVVVLMNHLNRDGNSKIVEACTFPLTAKKCVDLIITDMGVFKVTEKGLRLCEVMAPYTVEEVIKLTNAPLHLADEVRTIQ